In a single window of the Novosphingobium sp. IK01 genome:
- a CDS encoding response regulator, with the protein MSEPAGTRILLVDDEAALREALADYLVRQGFAVMQAGNAIEARALLGQGSFDLVLLDIMMPGEDGLSLCRHMAETRALPVIFITARGEATDRIVGLEIGGDDYVVKPFDPRELVARIRSVLRRSVRQPVEVAEAQVYQFEGWTLDPLKRRLTDREGAVVAISSAEFRLLMAFLDHPRQVLDRDRLLDMVQGREAHLFDRAVDNQISRLRRKIEADSRNPQLIQTVWGGGYMLAAEVRKTLGPA; encoded by the coding sequence ATGAGTGAACCGGCAGGAACCCGTATCCTTCTGGTGGACGATGAAGCGGCCCTGCGCGAAGCCCTGGCGGACTATCTCGTCCGCCAGGGCTTCGCCGTCATGCAGGCGGGCAATGCCATCGAGGCCCGTGCGCTGCTCGGGCAGGGCAGCTTCGATCTCGTCCTGCTCGACATCATGATGCCCGGCGAGGATGGCCTTTCGCTGTGCCGCCACATGGCCGAGACACGCGCGCTGCCGGTGATCTTCATCACCGCGCGCGGCGAGGCGACCGACCGCATCGTCGGCCTTGAGATCGGCGGCGACGATTACGTGGTCAAGCCGTTCGACCCGCGCGAACTGGTCGCGCGCATTCGCTCGGTTCTGCGGCGCAGCGTGCGCCAGCCGGTCGAGGTGGCCGAGGCGCAGGTCTACCAGTTCGAAGGCTGGACGCTCGATCCGCTCAAACGCCGCCTGACCGACCGCGAAGGCGCGGTCGTGGCGATTTCCTCGGCGGAATTCCGCCTGCTGATGGCCTTCCTCGACCATCCGCGGCAGGTGCTCGACCGCGACCGCCTGCTCGACATGGTGCAGGGCCGCGAGGCGCACCTGTTCGACCGCGCGGTCGACAACCAGATCAGCCGCCTGCGCCGCAAGATCGAGGCCGACAGCCGCAACCCGCAACTGATCCAGACCGTCTGGGGCGGGGGCTACATGCTCGCCGCCGAAGTGCGCAAGACGCTCGGCCCGGCGTGA
- a CDS encoding EF-hand domain-containing protein, which translates to MKKFALGLAVAGLALGSAGALYAAAPAPSEGAHPKWDGTLTWAQAQAHADAIWAKLDVNKDGKLDQADREAAELKRFDAMDANHDGMISRAEFLAHAQARHDAMKKHMADMPPMGGMKDGMKDDAGGARPRGMMGHHGMGGMAALHMLGLKPDKDGVITRAAYDAAVKARFDKADTNHDGTLTRDEMRAAMPRPPFGGKGPGGWGQGGRGPGGWGGHGGAGKMDGPVADMPPADDDGN; encoded by the coding sequence ATGAAGAAGTTCGCTTTGGGCCTTGCTGTTGCCGGTCTGGCGCTGGGCAGTGCCGGTGCGCTCTATGCCGCCGCGCCCGCGCCGTCCGAAGGCGCGCACCCCAAGTGGGATGGCACGTTGACCTGGGCGCAGGCCCAGGCCCATGCCGATGCGATCTGGGCCAAGCTCGATGTCAACAAGGACGGCAAGCTCGACCAGGCCGACCGCGAGGCGGCAGAACTCAAGCGCTTCGATGCCATGGACGCCAACCATGATGGCATGATCAGCCGCGCCGAATTTCTGGCCCATGCCCAGGCCCGCCATGACGCGATGAAAAAGCACATGGCCGACATGCCCCCCATGGGCGGCATGAAGGACGGCATGAAGGATGATGCTGGCGGCGCCCGCCCGCGCGGCATGATGGGCCATCATGGCATGGGCGGCATGGCGGCCCTCCACATGCTGGGCCTGAAGCCTGACAAGGATGGCGTGATCACCCGCGCGGCCTATGATGCGGCGGTCAAGGCCCGCTTCGACAAGGCCGACACCAACCACGACGGCACGCTCACCCGCGACGAGATGCGCGCGGCCATGCCCCGTCCGCCGTTTGGCGGGAAGGGCCCCGGTGGCTGGGGTCAGGGGGGCCGTGGTCCCGGCGGCTGGGGCGGCCATGGCGGCGCCGGCAAGATGGATGGCCCGGTGGCCGACATGCCGCCTGCCGATGATGACGGAAACTGA
- a CDS encoding VOC family protein — protein MIGYVTLGTNDLARGAAFYDALAAEMGTGRMMEWPKAIAWGTPGGGAGIGLTLPFDGQPATVGNGVMVALEAKDAAQVDRLHAIALAHGGTCEGAPGPRGDDGFYAAYFRDPDGNKLNAFVMG, from the coding sequence ATGATCGGCTATGTAACCCTGGGAACCAACGATCTGGCGCGCGGCGCGGCATTCTATGATGCGCTCGCCGCCGAAATGGGCACGGGACGCATGATGGAATGGCCCAAGGCCATCGCATGGGGCACGCCGGGTGGCGGCGCGGGCATCGGTCTGACCCTGCCGTTCGATGGCCAGCCCGCCACGGTGGGCAACGGGGTCATGGTTGCGCTCGAGGCAAAGGACGCCGCGCAAGTCGACCGGCTTCATGCCATCGCGCTGGCCCATGGCGGCACCTGCGAGGGCGCGCCCGGTCCGCGCGGGGACGACGGCTTCTATGCCGCCTATTTCCGTGATCCCGATGGCAACAAGCTGAATGCTTTTGTGATGGGCTGA
- a CDS encoding aminopeptidase P family protein: protein MLTHEARLEALRAELARRGLDGFVIPISDEHMSEYVGAYAQRLGWLTGFGGSAGTAVVLADKAAIFVDGRYTIQVREQVDGRLYEYQSVPQTSPGAWLAAHVRPGMVIGYDAWLHAKPWADGAAAALKARGASLKAVDSNPLDAVWEDQPAPSPAPAVPHADQYAGQSVAEKRAQVAQWLEARGADAAVVTALDGVAWLLNMRGADVSRTPVALSFVIAHADGTADLFIAPEKVNPALVAHLGNAVRIHDRAAFVPALKAFGGKTVAVDPERAVAAVFHALEEGGARVLALTDPTVLPKACKNPVEQAGHRAAQSRDGAAVSRFLHWLSVAAPKGGETELSAAARLLAEREKTGLLKDLSFDTISGAGPNAAIPHYHVDEQSNRAIEPNSVYLVDSGGQYLDGTTDITRTVWVGPDAAPAEVKDRFTRVLKGHIALDQAVFPVGTAGSQLDSFARQFLWAAGLDYAHGTGHGVGSFLAVHEGPQRIAKAAGGQAGTTQGLLPGMILSNEPGYYKAGAYGIRIENLVLVEERAIAGAEGPFCGFETLTFVPIDRALVDLDLLTPAERAWWNAYHARTLALLAPQLEGADLAWLEAACAPL, encoded by the coding sequence ATGCTCACCCACGAAGCCCGTCTTGAGGCGCTGCGCGCCGAACTGGCGCGCCGGGGGCTCGACGGTTTCGTCATTCCCATCTCCGACGAGCACATGAGCGAATATGTCGGCGCCTATGCCCAGCGTCTGGGCTGGCTGACCGGCTTTGGCGGTTCGGCGGGCACGGCGGTCGTCCTTGCCGACAAGGCGGCGATCTTCGTCGACGGGCGCTACACGATCCAGGTGCGCGAGCAGGTCGACGGGCGGCTCTATGAATACCAGTCGGTGCCCCAGACCAGCCCCGGCGCGTGGCTGGCGGCCCATGTGCGCCCCGGCATGGTGATCGGCTATGACGCATGGCTTCATGCCAAGCCCTGGGCCGACGGCGCGGCTGCCGCGCTCAAGGCGCGCGGGGCCAGCCTCAAGGCGGTGGACAGCAACCCGCTCGACGCCGTGTGGGAAGACCAGCCTGCCCCTTCGCCCGCGCCCGCCGTTCCCCATGCGGACCAGTATGCCGGGCAAAGCGTGGCTGAAAAGCGCGCGCAAGTCGCACAATGGCTGGAAGCGCGCGGCGCGGATGCGGCGGTGGTCACCGCGCTCGACGGCGTGGCCTGGCTGCTCAACATGCGCGGGGCCGACGTGTCGCGCACGCCGGTCGCGCTCTCGTTCGTGATCGCCCATGCCGATGGCACGGCAGACTTGTTCATCGCGCCCGAAAAGGTGAACCCGGCGCTCGTCGCCCATCTGGGCAATGCGGTGCGCATCCATGATCGCGCGGCTTTCGTGCCCGCGCTCAAGGCCTTTGGCGGCAAGACCGTGGCGGTCGATCCCGAACGCGCGGTGGCTGCCGTGTTCCACGCGCTGGAGGAAGGCGGCGCGCGCGTTCTGGCGCTGACCGATCCCACCGTCCTGCCCAAGGCCTGCAAGAACCCGGTCGAACAGGCTGGCCACCGCGCCGCGCAGAGCCGTGATGGCGCGGCGGTTTCGCGCTTCCTCCACTGGCTCTCGGTCGCCGCGCCCAAGGGCGGCGAGACCGAACTTTCGGCTGCGGCCCGCCTTCTGGCCGAGCGGGAAAAGACCGGCCTGCTCAAGGATCTGTCGTTCGACACGATCTCGGGCGCGGGGCCCAACGCGGCGATCCCGCACTACCACGTCGATGAACAGTCGAACCGCGCGATCGAGCCCAACAGCGTCTATCTGGTCGATTCGGGCGGCCAGTACCTCGACGGGACAACCGACATCACCCGCACCGTCTGGGTCGGCCCCGATGCCGCCCCGGCCGAAGTGAAGGACCGCTTCACCCGCGTGCTCAAGGGCCATATCGCGCTCGATCAGGCGGTCTTCCCGGTCGGCACGGCGGGCAGCCAGCTCGACAGCTTCGCGCGCCAGTTCCTGTGGGCGGCGGGCCTCGACTATGCCCATGGCACCGGGCACGGCGTCGGCAGCTTTCTGGCCGTCCACGAAGGCCCCCAGCGCATCGCCAAGGCGGCGGGCGGACAGGCGGGCACCACGCAAGGCCTGCTGCCCGGCATGATCCTGTCGAACGAGCCGGGCTACTACAAGGCCGGCGCATACGGCATCCGCATCGAGAACCTCGTGCTGGTGGAAGAGCGCGCGATTGCCGGGGCCGAAGGCCCGTTCTGCGGCTTCGAGACGCTCACCTTCGTCCCCATCGACCGCGCGCTGGTCGATCTGGACCTGCTGACCCCGGCTGAACGGGCATGGTGGAACGCTTATCATGCGCGCACGCTGGCCCTGCTGGCCCCGCAACTCGAAGGCGCCGATCTGGCCTGGCTGGAGGCCGCCTGCGCGCCGCTCTGA